Part of the Thermosipho japonicus genome is shown below.
CTATTTCTTCTTCCAGTGTTCTAACCACAATTTCTTTTTTTGAGTAACCCCTTTGAATTCTTAAAAAATTTAAGAATTTTTCTAGAAAATCATTGTTGTGGAATATGTTATGAATGTATGTTGCAAAGATATTATCTTTAATGGCACCGTCTTTTATAACTTTTTTGTTGAAATATAATTTTGAAAAAGGTTTTTCAAATGATTTTGTAATTCCATGGTGAATTTCAAAGCCTTTTATGGTTGTATTAAATAATTTTTCTTTTGCAAATACATTTCTTACAGTTTTTTTGTCTATAAAGTATGTATATGAATTGAGATATCCAAGTCCTTCATATTCTTTTTTTTCTTCTACGAGTTTTTTGCCAAGCATTTGATAACCACCACATATACCGAACAAAAATGCACTTTTTGAAAGAGCCTTTTTGATTTGTGTGTTTTTTTCTTTTAGCCATAGCAAATCGTGAATTGTTGATTTTGTACCAGGAATTATAATTAGATCAACATCTTCCCTTATGTTTTCTACATACCTTGCATTTGTGTTTAAAAAGAGAGGTTCAAAATCAAATGTATTTGATATATGTGGAAGCTTTAGTATATCAACTTTTAGATCACCTTTTCCTTCTTTAAATGGAGTAATATCTTCTTCAAAGAGGTTGTGATTAAAGTATTCTATAGTCCCAAGAAACTTTATATTAAATCTTTTTCCAAACTTTTCAGGAAAGTCTAAAAGAAGCCTTTTGTCTCCTTTGAATTTGTTGAATATATACCCTTTTACTAATTTTCTTTCTTCTTTATTGAATAAAACCATAGTTCCTGCAATTTGTGCAAAAGCACCGCCTCTGTCAATATCCGCAACCAATATTACATTTGCGTTTGCCTTTTTTGCAATTGCCATATTTGAGATATCTTTTATATTTATCTCGGCAGCAGATCCAGAACCTTCTACAATGACAAGATCATGTTTTTTTTCTAAATTTTTAAGACATTCATATGCAACATTTAAAAGTTCTTCTTTGGATGAATACATGTATTTTTTGTTTTTAATCTTTTCTACTGGTTTTCCTTTTACAATAAGCTGGGAGCCAGTGATATCAGGTTTTAAAAGTATGGGATTCATAACATAGCTTGGCCTTTTGTTGCAGGCAATTGCCTGTATATATTGTGCAATTGCCATCTCTCCACCGTCATCGCTTACTATGCTGTTTAGAGAAATATTTTGAGCTTTAAACGGTACTACGTCTACTCCTTTTTTTGCAAAATATCTGCAAAGAGCTGTTGCAATGATAGTTTTACCAACATTTGAGGCCGTTCCTTGTATCATTAACACCATCTATACCACCTCAAGTATAAGTAAAATAAGTCCATGAACGAAAAGGCAAGTCCCACCAAGAACATCTCCTGTCACACCACCAATTTTGTTAGTAGCAATCTTGGATATTAAATAAGCAGTTATTAAAGTTACAGCCAATGAAATGATATATTGTTTAAAGAATATAATAAGGAAAAATGTAAAGATTGTTGAAAGTAATAAATTCTTTTTTTCAAAAGGAAAAAATAATGCGCCAAGTCCTTCTTTTTTGGCAGGCTTTGAAAATGCCATTAAAAGGACCATAGAATATCTTCCGAATGTTGAAGATATAAAGAAATGAAATGGTTTTGCATTTAGATAAAGATTCCAGAAAACGACTACAAACAGTGTTCCAAAAAAAACGGCAAATGGACCAACGTCTCCTTTGCTCATAATTTCTAGTCTTTTTTCCTTATTGGATTGATTTAAAAATCCATCAAGTGTGTCTAAAAATCCATCGAAATGGAAAAGATCGAAAAAGTAAAAAGCTAATACAAGGAAAAAGACTTTAAGCGCTAAGTTATTTGATAAAGCTCCAAGATAATATATGCTACCAACTATGTAACCTACGAGTGGAAAAAAGCTTGGAAGTTTTTTAACCCTTCTATCAAAATCATTTACTTTAATATTTAATGGTAGTCTTGAGATAAAGGAAAGTGAAAGAAGAAAATTTTTTATCATAAATTTTCCCTCCAGAGTTTGTAGGAGTCTAAAAAGTCGTTTAGATCGAAGACTTCAAAACATATATATTTAAGATTTGGCATTAATTTCATGTATTCTTTTGAAAGTAAAAGGGTCTCTTTGTCAAGTTTTAGGTGATCTTGATCTCCTTTTACTCCCATTAAATGAAATTCTACGGTATTTTCGAAAAATTCTTTTGTTACTTTCATGCCTAAAATGTGATGACCTATATCAAATACCGTTCTATTGTGTATTAAAATGTCCTTTTTTAGATTTTCTACGGAAATTTTGTCTGATTTTTTCAATAAAGGTTCTATACAATCTATTGGGTGGGCAACATAATTTAATATTGGTAAGTTACTTTCTTCAAAAAAATTAAATGCATCTTCAACGTTGTTTATACAGTCCGTTGGAAGGTGTACGGTATATTTTAGCCCATATTTTTTTGAGATTTTATAAAGTTCTGGAAGTTCATTTTTTAGCATATGCCTTGTTTCCTTGTCAAATGAAAAAACAAGAAGTTCTACAAAATCGACTATTTCTGCAACTAGTTTAACATTTTCAAGATATCCACCTGGAATAAGCCATGAAGTGGTTCCTATTTTCATTTTATTTTCACCCCTATTCCCGATACCATTAAATAAACATTATCTGAAATTGATGCAACTTTTTTATTGAGTAATCCCAAGCTGTCTACATATTTTCTTGAAAGACTGTTTTCAGGTATTATTCCCCATCCTACTTCGTTTGTGACGATGATTAAGTTGTAATTGACTCTTTGCAGTGAATCAATGAGTTTTTTTGTATAGTATTCTATATCTTTTTCATAGTAAAATAGGTTTCCAAGATAGGTTGTGAGACAGTCAAGTATTGCAACTTCATATTTTTGATTTAGACTTTCAATGATTTTGTAGATCTCTACAGGTTCTTCAAAGGTGTCAAAACCTATTCTTTCTTGTTTATGTTTTTCTATTCTTTTTTTCATCTCTTCATCAAAAGCAACACCAGTTGCAATGAATGCCTTTTTTTTAAAGTTTTCAGATAATTTTAAAGCAAAACTACTTTTTCCAGATTTTACACCACCAGTTATAAGGGTTATCATGATATCACCTTTTCATTTTTAAAGTTAAAATATTTTATAGCGGCTTCTATTAAATAAACAGATAAAGCTGCGCCAGTTCCTTCTCCAAGTCTCATATCAAGATCTAAAATAGGTCTTACACCTAGGCTATCTAAAATGACTTTGTGCCCTTTAACTTTTGATAAATGTCCGAAAAAGGCGTAATCTAAAACTCTTTCATTTATCTTGTATGCTAGATAAAATCCAGCGGTTGTTGGAAATCCATCTATAACCACAGGAACTTTGTTTTGAAAAGCGCCTAAAATAAAACCTGCCATTTGGCCTATGCAATATCCGCCAACCTTTGAGAGGACATCAATTGGATCATTTGGGTTTGGTCTATTTATTTTCAAAGCTTTTTTTACAATATTTCTTTTCTTTATTACGGAAGAAGGAGGTATAGGTGTTCCAATATCAGTTATTTTATCCACATCAAAACCAAATGCGGCAAATATTGCGGTTGCTGTTGTTGTATTACCAATACCTTTGTCACCTATTACAAGTAAATCAGCCCCTTGTTTTATGGCTTTTTTTGCAACTTTCATTCCATAGTCAATACATGTAATTGCTTCTTCTCTTGTCATTGAAGGTCCCTTTGAAAAGTCTTTTGTACCATGTCCTACTTTCATTTTTATCAATGAAGGATTATCTTCAAAATCATAATCTACACCACTATCCACCACAAAAAATTTAAGACCCATATGCCTTGCAAAGACGTTTATGCCTGCGCCACCTTTAAAATAATTGAGAACCATTTGATAGGTGACATTTTTAGGATATGCGGAAACTCCGTTTTGTACTACTCCATGATCTGCTGCAAATACATAAACTCTTTTGTCCTTGAACATTGGCAATGGAGTTTGCTTTTTAATTTTAAAAAGTTTATTAGCAATTTCTTCAAGGTACCCCGCCTCTTTCATTTTAATTCCCCCTTGAGTATGTTTGAAACTATTTTTGAAAATTTATCGAAATTATCTATATAATATAGATTAGTCTGTACTTTTAAATCTGAACTGCCAAACCCTTTAGGACCTGTAAAAAATTGAGACATGTAGAGTGAAATCTTTTCCTCGCATTTTGTATTTGAAGAAACCATTATAACTGATTTTACGCTTGATTTATCGAGAAGATAGTCAATATGCCAGTGTAACTTTTTAGATTTTGACAGGTGTCTAGATACTCTTTTTTCGAGGTTGTTCATAGCAGAGCCCACATATACGTAAGTACCTTTTTTTAGATTCCATTTTTTAATTTCAATATCCATTGGTAATTCGATTAATAGTAAGTAGCATCCTTTCATATTTTCACCTTAATAAAAACAAAAATTTCCCCGAAATGCCCTAGCATTCGGGAAGTAACTTTCATCATAGGCAGGTCTCCCGGCTCCCGGATCAACCTACTCTCCACGCCTTCCCAGGAAATGCTCCCAGTGGCATTCTGTGGATTTCGTCCCCGGTTACGGTTGCTGGGCAGCCCCGGCCTTTCACCGGTGTTCCCTTAGCCTATGATGGTTTTCTATATTATATACTATAAAAGGCCGGATTACCCGGCCTTTTGGTCGGGGTGACTGGACTTGAACCAGCGACCTCTTGCGCCCCATGCAAGCGCGCTAGCCAACTGCGCTACACCCCGATACATTAAAATTATATTCTATCTTTTTTTTTATGTCAAACAATGTAAAATTGTTGAATCTTGTAAAATATGCTTTTTTGATTTGTTCTTTGCTAAAAAGCATTAATTTTTGAAGAATCTTGAAATTAAAAATTATTGTATAAATCTGGAATCTTTATGTCGGATTTTTAGTTTTTTTTATGTTAAAATTAAACGTAGGAGGCGTTTTAGATGTTTAGATTTTATCTAAAATATTTTTTAATTGCTTTTTTAATTTTTTTATTATTTCCTATGTTTTTTTATTATTTTTCGCATCCAAAAGGAGTGAAGATAGAAAAAGCAGAGAATGGAATAAAGCTTCCTATTTCAATGGTTTTAGATTCCAGGAAAACTATTAATCTGGAATTTAAAATTCCAAGCGGGTATAGATATATATATTTTCCATATGTTGAATGTTCATATATTAAAGTACATTCTTCAGGAAAATTGATAGGGAAATATGGATTTAATGACAGGAATGCTCATTCTTGGTTTATTCCGATGTTGTTTGAGATTCCAGAGAATATAAAAACTTTGGAAGTTGAAATCAGTGGAGTTTATTCAATTGGACTTGATGGTTTTTATTTGATAGATAGCAAAGAAAGGATAAAATACTTCTGTTTAAAATTTCTATCTGATAATTTAATAAATATATCTATAGGACTAGTTTTAACACTTGGGATATTGCTTTTAATGCTTTCAAAAAATACGACACTTTCAAGAAAAAATGCATATATATATTTTGGACTTTCAAGTATTTTTGCCTCTATATGGGTTTTTGATCTTGTATCATTTGAAGCTTTTTGGTTTCCTATGAGGAAATTATTTATATCATTTGCATATTTTTCGCTTTTATTAATAATTGTTGGATTTGAAACTTATAACTTTTCAAAAGTTGGTAAAGTGGGAAAGATTGTAGCATTTTTGAATTTTACAGCGGGATTCTTACCTTTACTAACACTTTCTGAATACCAATTGAAAGTTGTTTCGACATACATATCTCCTCTTTTAATGATTGATGCATTGTATATAGTATATATAACTTTTAGGGCATATATACCTCTTGATATGCTTTTTTCTTCATTTTTTGCGATAGCTGTATTTCATGATGCTTTAGTTATGATTTTGAAAGTTCCAACAAGATTTTTTTCGCCGTATGGAATAATTGCAATTTATTTAAGTTTTGCGTCAAATATTCTTTTTGAATACAAAGAAAAATCTACGGAGGTAAATATATTATATGCACAAAGTATTATAGATAAATTAACTGGGGCGTATAACAGAGGAGTTTTAAATAGTAATTTTTTGAAGAAAGGCGATGTGCTAGTTTTTGTTGATCTAAATAAATTTAAGCAAATCAATGACACGCTGGGGCATGATGTCGGTGATAAGGTATTGCAAAAACTTTCAAGTATAATTAAGTCGAATATTAACTCTTCAGATCTTCTCATTAGGATGGGAGGCGATGAATTTTTAATTGTTTTGAAAAGTAAAGATGAGAATATAGCAGAAGATTTGATTAAAAAAATTTTTGAAGAATTTAAAAATTCTTTTGAATTTTCACCAACATTTTCATGGGGTATTTCAAAGATTGAAGATGATAATATAGACAATGCTATTAGGGATGCAGATGATTTAATGTATAAGATGAAAAGAAAAAAATAATTATATAGTAATGCTTTTTTGGTATATATTCCAAAGATGCAGAGCAGGATCGTAGCTTTGTACAAAAAGATTTACTTTATTTTCTTTTAAAACTTTTTTTGTTTTGTTATTGTATGTAATAATAATCTTTCTTTTTTCATCGTATATAATGAATTTTTCATTTTTGAGTCTTTCAAGAAAGTATAAGAATAAAAGATCTATTATATTAGAATTAGAGAAAAATGAAGATATAAATACTCCATTGTATTCTAAAAAGTAAAGCTTTCTTTTAATTTTTTCAAATTCATTCAATACATCTTTAGAAATTTTTCTAAGTGTTTTTTCTAAAAAGATATTTTTGGTAATAACATATTTTATAATTAGCGATTCAATATTTCTGATTTCAGAAAGAAATGGTAAAAAAACGGAATTGTCATGTATAAATTTTTTAGTAAATTCTATTTCAGAAAGATCGATAAGAATTGAATTTTTCCTTTCTTTTTTTAAGACAAAATCTGGTATTATGTTGTTTTTATAGCAAAATTGAATTAGTTTAAGCAGTCCATTAAAGGTTCCATCATATGATACCACCATTTACAAGTCCCACCCATTTTGAGAAAATTCAAATAAAGGCATATAAGTCTTTGAATCTTTAAAGTTTTTTCCTTTAATAGTGATGAAGTTTTTTGCTTTTTTTAGAGAAATTCCTGCTTTTTTTAGAGTTTCAAAGTTAAGTATTCCATGTTTTCTTAGCATGATTATTTTTTGAGCAGATTTAAGGCCAATCCCGGGGATCCTTATTAATTCATCAAATGTTGCTTTGAATATATCTATTGGAAAGAATTCTGGATGTTTGAGAGCCCACAAAGATTTTGGATCGATATTTAAATCCAGATTTTCACAGTTATCAAAAATTTCTTCTATAGAGTAATTGTAGAATCTTATGAGAAAATCTGTTTGATACAATCTGTGCTCTCTTAAGGAATTTTCACTCCTTTGTGGAAGCCTTTTATCTTTGTTTATGGCTATATATCCAGAATAATACACCCTTTTAAGTTTATATATTTTATAGAGTTTACTTGAAAACTCTATAATTTTTTTATCTGATTCGTTAGTTGCCCCAACTATTATCTGTGTTGTTTGTCCCAAAGGAGAATAAGGCTTTACATGTGAATATTTCTTTTTTTCTTCAATGTATTGAAGATATTTGATTGCGGAAGTTTGTAGTGGTTTTTGTATTGCTTCTGGCTTTTTTTCAGGTGCAAGATTAAAAAATGCATCTTTTTTTAAAAATTCTACATTTATACTTACCCTGTCTGCGTACATCCCAGCCTTTTCAACTAACATTTCATCTGCTCCTGGAACTATTTTTAAGTGAATGTAGCCAGGAAATTTTTCTTCTTCTCTTAGCTTTTTTGCAACGTTTACCAATTGCTCCATAGTATAGTTTGGATCCTTTATTATAGCCGAACTTAAAAAAAGACCTTCTATGTAATTTCTTTTGTAAAAATCCACAGTTAGTTTCACAACTTCATCCACTGTAAAACTTGCACGTTTTATATTATTTGATTTTCTGTTTATACAGTATGCACAATCGTATATACATGCATTTGAAAATAATATTTTTAAGATAGGAACATACCTACCGCTTGCCACGCTGTAATACACAAAATCTTTTTTTCTCTCTCCAAAAGAGCATGAAACATCGTATTTTGCAGCAGCAGAAAGAATACTTAGTTTTTCCTCAAGTGTCATACCAACCCCTCCAAGTATACGTTTGTATATATTATATCATGAAAAAATACATTTTTCAAAATTTTGAGATATAAAAGTTGTGTTGAAGTTGAGTTTTAAACAAATTTTATTTATTTTTAAAAGGCTAAAGATACTGGGAAGCTTGGCTACACAAGGATATGTATTATAAATATAGAAAAGTACTGAACTGATTTTTTGTGTGATAAGGAAAGGTTTGGTAGTATGAAACCTATCGAACTAAGAACCGAAGGAGACAATTATCTCGGCTTGAATTCGCTTGATATTCTTTATTTGTTTTTTCAGATTTTTCT
Proteins encoded:
- a CDS encoding cobyric acid synthase, giving the protein MVLMIQGTASNVGKTIIATALCRYFAKKGVDVVPFKAQNISLNSIVSDDGGEMAIAQYIQAIACNKRPSYVMNPILLKPDITGSQLIVKGKPVEKIKNKKYMYSSKEELLNVAYECLKNLEKKHDLVIVEGSGSAAEINIKDISNMAIAKKANANVILVADIDRGGAFAQIAGTMVLFNKEERKLVKGYIFNKFKGDKRLLLDFPEKFGKRFNIKFLGTIEYFNHNLFEEDITPFKEGKGDLKVDILKLPHISNTFDFEPLFLNTNARYVENIREDVDLIIIPGTKSTIHDLLWLKEKNTQIKKALSKSAFLFGICGGYQMLGKKLVEEKKEYEGLGYLNSYTYFIDKKTVRNVFAKEKLFNTTIKGFEIHHGITKSFEKPFSKLYFNKKVIKDGAIKDNIFATYIHNIFHNNDFLEKFLNFLRIQRGYSKKEIVVRTLEEEIDKVTEIITSSLNMKEIEKIVYSFN
- a CDS encoding adenosylcobinamide-GDP ribazoletransferase, yielding MIKNFLLSLSFISRLPLNIKVNDFDRRVKKLPSFFPLVGYIVGSIYYLGALSNNLALKVFFLVLAFYFFDLFHFDGFLDTLDGFLNQSNKEKRLEIMSKGDVGPFAVFFGTLFVVVFWNLYLNAKPFHFFISSTFGRYSMVLLMAFSKPAKKEGLGALFFPFEKKNLLLSTIFTFFLIIFFKQYIISLAVTLITAYLISKIATNKIGGVTGDVLGGTCLFVHGLILLILEVV
- the cbiR gene encoding cobamide remodeling phosphodiesterase CbiR, whose translation is MKIGTTSWLIPGGYLENVKLVAEIVDFVELLVFSFDKETRHMLKNELPELYKISKKYGLKYTVHLPTDCINNVEDAFNFFEESNLPILNYVAHPIDCIEPLLKKSDKISVENLKKDILIHNRTVFDIGHHILGMKVTKEFFENTVEFHLMGVKGDQDHLKLDKETLLLSKEYMKLMPNLKYICFEVFDLNDFLDSYKLWRENL
- the cobU gene encoding bifunctional adenosylcobinamide kinase/adenosylcobinamide-phosphate guanylyltransferase; protein product: MITLITGGVKSGKSSFALKLSENFKKKAFIATGVAFDEEMKKRIEKHKQERIGFDTFEEPVEIYKIIESLNQKYEVAILDCLTTYLGNLFYYEKDIEYYTKKLIDSLQRVNYNLIIVTNEVGWGIIPENSLSRKYVDSLGLLNKKVASISDNVYLMVSGIGVKIK
- the cobT gene encoding nicotinate-nucleotide--dimethylbenzimidazole phosphoribosyltransferase, with amino-acid sequence MKEAGYLEEIANKLFKIKKQTPLPMFKDKRVYVFAADHGVVQNGVSAYPKNVTYQMVLNYFKGGAGINVFARHMGLKFFVVDSGVDYDFEDNPSLIKMKVGHGTKDFSKGPSMTREEAITCIDYGMKVAKKAIKQGADLLVIGDKGIGNTTTATAIFAAFGFDVDKITDIGTPIPPSSVIKKRNIVKKALKINRPNPNDPIDVLSKVGGYCIGQMAGFILGAFQNKVPVVIDGFPTTAGFYLAYKINERVLDYAFFGHLSKVKGHKVILDSLGVRPILDLDMRLGEGTGAALSVYLIEAAIKYFNFKNEKVIS
- a CDS encoding GIY-YIG nuclease family protein: MKGCYLLLIELPMDIEIKKWNLKKGTYVYVGSAMNNLEKRVSRHLSKSKKLHWHIDYLLDKSSVKSVIMVSSNTKCEEKISLYMSQFFTGPKGFGSSDLKVQTNLYYIDNFDKFSKIVSNILKGELK
- a CDS encoding GGDEF domain-containing protein, which codes for MFRFYLKYFLIAFLIFLLFPMFFYYFSHPKGVKIEKAENGIKLPISMVLDSRKTINLEFKIPSGYRYIYFPYVECSYIKVHSSGKLIGKYGFNDRNAHSWFIPMLFEIPENIKTLEVEISGVYSIGLDGFYLIDSKERIKYFCLKFLSDNLINISIGLVLTLGILLLMLSKNTTLSRKNAYIYFGLSSIFASIWVFDLVSFEAFWFPMRKLFISFAYFSLLLIIVGFETYNFSKVGKVGKIVAFLNFTAGFLPLLTLSEYQLKVVSTYISPLLMIDALYIVYITFRAYIPLDMLFSSFFAIAVFHDALVMILKVPTRFFSPYGIIAIYLSFASNILFEYKEKSTEVNILYAQSIIDKLTGAYNRGVLNSNFLKKGDVLVFVDLNKFKQINDTLGHDVGDKVLQKLSSIIKSNINSSDLLIRMGGDEFLIVLKSKDENIAEDLIKKIFEEFKNSFEFSPTFSWGISKIEDDNIDNAIRDADDLMYKMKRKK
- a CDS encoding DUF4130 domain-containing protein, whose product is MVVSYDGTFNGLLKLIQFCYKNNIIPDFVLKKERKNSILIDLSEIEFTKKFIHDNSVFLPFLSEIRNIESLIIKYVITKNIFLEKTLRKISKDVLNEFEKIKRKLYFLEYNGVFISSFFSNSNIIDLLFLYFLERLKNEKFIIYDEKRKIIITYNNKTKKVLKENKVNLFVQSYDPALHLWNIYQKSITI
- a CDS encoding putative DNA modification/repair radical SAM protein, whose protein sequence is MTLEEKLSILSAAAKYDVSCSFGERKKDFVYYSVASGRYVPILKILFSNACIYDCAYCINRKSNNIKRASFTVDEVVKLTVDFYKRNYIEGLFLSSAIIKDPNYTMEQLVNVAKKLREEEKFPGYIHLKIVPGADEMLVEKAGMYADRVSINVEFLKKDAFFNLAPEKKPEAIQKPLQTSAIKYLQYIEEKKKYSHVKPYSPLGQTTQIIVGATNESDKKIIEFSSKLYKIYKLKRVYYSGYIAINKDKRLPQRSENSLREHRLYQTDFLIRFYNYSIEEIFDNCENLDLNIDPKSLWALKHPEFFPIDIFKATFDELIRIPGIGLKSAQKIIMLRKHGILNFETLKKAGISLKKAKNFITIKGKNFKDSKTYMPLFEFSQNGWDL